Proteins encoded by one window of Chryseobacterium aquaeductus:
- the folB gene encoding dihydroneopterin aldolase has protein sequence MSKIFLEDVKIYAYHGVLPEENIIGTYYILNAEIHTDLWDAAVSDDLNDTISYADINEIIHDEMKIKSKLLEHVAGRIITKINEKFNQISYIKLRITKTSPPMKGEMKGASIELEKSFLLGGITENE, from the coding sequence ATGAGCAAAATATTTTTAGAAGACGTAAAAATCTACGCTTATCACGGCGTTCTTCCCGAAGAAAACATTATCGGAACATATTATATTTTAAATGCAGAAATTCATACAGATTTGTGGGATGCTGCAGTTTCTGATGATTTGAATGATACGATAAGCTATGCAGACATTAATGAAATCATTCATGACGAGATGAAGATTAAATCTAAATTACTGGAACACGTTGCTGGACGAATCATTACCAAAATTAATGAGAAATTTAATCAGATATCTTACATCAAATTAAGAATTACCAAAACCAGTCCGCCCATGAAAGGTGAGATGAAAGGTGCAAGTATCGAGCTGGAAAAAAGCTTTTTACTAGGCGGAATTACAGAAAATGAGTAA